The proteins below are encoded in one region of Sideroxydans lithotrophicus ES-1:
- a CDS encoding TolC family protein, protein MKIPLSVLSLLCALWLTPAIAAEGQLHNGGVNTGDSGADELLGSNLAGLLDYAREHNPELAATRYEAEAAQQRTESAGALPDPVLRTELMDITNKGSTSPRLLPSQTGSTRYTLMQSVPWYGRRDLQRDVADAQASKASGQVAASWSDLATRIKQTYAMHYFATNSEQLAQQTLALLGNLEQIAQTRYANGLGQQQDVIRVQVEKTMLRSELISLEEEGHHTHARLNALLSRPVNAPLADPVQLRPMPSAAKLDETTLLERLRAQNPQLRIAEANIQASEKTRDLAYNNRYPGFTLGVAPNQSGSAVRSWDLMVEFNIPLQQSSRRSQEHEAEALLSASNARKAALLDQTQAELSENLDALKAAQVTEALIATRLLPQADLTYQSALVGYQNGKVDFAMLIEAQKQILKARQQQQQARTDMQLRLADIEKLLGEEL, encoded by the coding sequence TGACGAACTGCTGGGCAGCAACCTCGCCGGATTGCTGGACTATGCACGCGAGCACAACCCGGAACTGGCCGCCACACGCTATGAAGCCGAGGCCGCGCAGCAGCGCACCGAATCTGCCGGCGCATTGCCCGACCCGGTGTTGCGCACCGAATTGATGGACATCACCAACAAGGGCAGCACCAGCCCGCGGCTGCTGCCTTCGCAGACCGGCAGCACGCGCTATACGCTGATGCAAAGCGTGCCCTGGTACGGCAGGCGCGACCTGCAGCGCGATGTCGCCGACGCGCAAGCGTCGAAGGCCAGCGGGCAGGTGGCTGCAAGCTGGTCCGATCTGGCGACCCGCATCAAGCAGACCTACGCCATGCACTACTTCGCCACCAACAGCGAGCAACTGGCGCAACAGACGCTGGCATTGCTGGGCAACCTCGAGCAGATCGCCCAGACGCGCTACGCCAATGGGCTGGGGCAGCAGCAGGACGTGATCCGGGTGCAGGTGGAAAAGACCATGCTGCGCAGCGAACTGATCTCGCTTGAGGAGGAAGGCCACCATACCCATGCACGGTTGAATGCATTGCTGTCGCGCCCGGTGAATGCGCCGCTGGCGGATCCTGTGCAACTGCGGCCGATGCCGTCTGCCGCGAAGCTGGACGAAACGACATTGCTGGAACGGCTGCGGGCACAGAATCCGCAACTGCGCATCGCCGAGGCGAACATCCAGGCTTCGGAAAAAACTCGCGACCTGGCCTACAACAACCGCTATCCCGGATTCACCCTGGGTGTCGCGCCCAATCAGTCCGGCAGCGCCGTGAGAAGCTGGGACCTGATGGTCGAGTTCAACATCCCCTTGCAGCAATCGTCGCGCCGTTCGCAGGAGCATGAAGCGGAAGCGCTGCTATCCGCATCGAACGCACGCAAGGCAGCCCTGCTCGATCAGACCCAGGCGGAATTATCGGAAAACCTGGATGCGCTGAAAGCCGCACAAGTCACCGAAGCGCTGATCGCCACACGCTTGTTGCCGCAGGCCGATCTCACTTATCAGTCCGCGCTGGTTGGTTACCAGAACGGCAAGGTGGATTTCGCCATGCTGATCGAAGCGCAAAAACAGATATTGAAGGCCAGGCAGCAGCAGCAGCAGGCCCGGACCGACATGCAATTACGGCTGGCCGACATCGAAAAACTGTTGGGAGAAGAATTATGA
- a CDS encoding efflux RND transporter periplasmic adaptor subunit, whose product MNNLLKLILGALLLLGVATAGYWFGMYSTSAAKETASAAKTERKVLYYRNPMGLPDTSPVPKKDSMGMDYVPVYAGEEATNQLNISTDKVQKLGVQSAAAALRELDRTLRVTGRIEVDERRTYAISPKFEGWVERLYVNTTGQTVSKGQPLFDVYSPELVSARGEYALALQGLAALKDADAETKAGMQQLADASRSRLNNWDIADVPLPSPQSSPASGRGGEREKQSSIPDNSRVTFRAPVTGIVLEKKAVQGMRFMPGETLYQIADLSSLWVIAEINEQDIGQVHIGNRVQVTVDAWPERMFDGKVDFIYPTLNSATRTVQVRIELDNPKGVLKPAMFANVRIAVGQSGKVLAVPTSSVIDSGTRQVVLVRLAEGRFEPRAVTLGNRSDNYVEVLSGVAEGEQVVTSANFLLDSESNLKAALGNMSEAQKNTLTPALSHGEREQIVGHQAQGTLDSINDDGTVSITHEPIKSLGWPGMTMDFALANSSLAAGIKPGSAVSFEIVERTPGEWVITKLQARHGGH is encoded by the coding sequence ATGAACAACCTGCTAAAACTGATCCTGGGCGCTCTGCTACTGTTGGGCGTAGCGACAGCCGGATACTGGTTCGGCATGTACTCGACTTCCGCTGCCAAGGAAACAGCAAGCGCAGCGAAGACGGAACGCAAGGTGCTGTACTACCGCAACCCGATGGGCTTGCCGGACACTTCGCCCGTGCCGAAGAAGGATTCGATGGGCATGGACTACGTGCCGGTCTATGCAGGTGAAGAAGCAACCAACCAACTCAACATCAGCACCGACAAGGTACAGAAACTGGGCGTGCAGAGCGCAGCAGCCGCGCTGCGCGAACTGGATCGGACGTTGCGCGTGACCGGACGCATCGAGGTCGACGAGCGCCGCACCTACGCCATCTCGCCGAAGTTCGAAGGCTGGGTGGAACGCCTCTACGTGAACACCACCGGACAGACCGTCAGCAAAGGCCAGCCTTTGTTCGATGTATACAGCCCGGAACTGGTTTCCGCACGAGGCGAATACGCACTCGCATTACAGGGACTGGCCGCACTGAAAGATGCCGATGCGGAGACGAAAGCGGGCATGCAACAGCTGGCGGATGCGAGCCGCTCACGCCTCAACAACTGGGACATCGCGGACGTGCCCCTCCCCTCTCCTCAATCCTCTCCCGCAAGCGGGCGAGGAGGCGAACGAGAAAAACAATCTTCAATTCCTGACAACTCGCGCGTGACGTTTCGCGCCCCGGTCACTGGCATCGTGCTGGAAAAGAAGGCCGTGCAGGGCATGCGCTTCATGCCGGGCGAGACGCTGTACCAGATCGCCGATCTTTCTTCGCTCTGGGTCATCGCCGAGATCAATGAACAGGATATCGGCCAGGTGCATATCGGCAACCGCGTCCAGGTCACGGTCGATGCCTGGCCGGAGCGGATGTTCGACGGCAAGGTGGATTTCATCTACCCCACGCTGAACAGCGCCACGCGCACGGTGCAGGTCCGTATCGAACTGGACAATCCCAAGGGCGTACTCAAACCAGCCATGTTCGCCAATGTCCGGATCGCCGTTGGCCAAAGCGGCAAGGTGCTGGCGGTGCCGACCTCCTCCGTGATCGACAGCGGCACCAGACAGGTGGTGCTGGTGCGTCTGGCGGAGGGACGTTTCGAGCCACGCGCAGTCACCCTGGGCAATCGCAGCGATAACTATGTCGAAGTGCTATCCGGTGTCGCAGAAGGCGAACAGGTCGTGACCTCGGCCAACTTCCTGCTGGATTCCGAAAGCAATCTCAAGGCGGCGTTGGGAAACATGAGCGAAGCGCAAAAAAACACCCTCACCCCAGCCCTCTCCCATGGGGAGAGGGAGCAAATCGTCGGCCATCAGGCTCAGGGCACGCTGGACTCCATCAACGACGACGGCACTGTCAGCATCACGCACGAACCGATCAAGTCGCTGGGCTGGCCGGGCATGACCATGGACTTCGCGCTGGCAAACTCGTCGCTGGCCGCCGGCATCAAACCGGGCAGCGCGGTCAGTTTCGAGATCGTCGAGCGCACCCCCGGCGAATGGGTGATCACCAAGCTGCAAGCTCGGCACGGGGGACACTGA
- a CDS encoding CusA/CzcA family heavy metal efflux RND transporter encodes MLSNIIEWSARNRFLVLLATLFVTLAGIYALIKTPLDALPDLSDVQVIVYTEYPGQAPQVVEDQVTYPLTTAMLAVPKSKVVRGFSFFGASFVYVIFEDGTDIYWARSRVLEYLNSIAGRMPRGVTPQLGPDATGVGWVYQYAVLSDKHNLAELRTMQDWYLRYQLTKAHGVAEVASLGGFVQQYQVTVDPVKLRAYGIPLNRVSEVIRDSNRDVGGRVVEMAETEYMVRGKGYLHGISDIENLVVKAERGTPVLLRDIASVELGPDERRGISELNGEGEVVSGIAIARYGQNALEVIRNIKDKIAEITPGLPEGVSINTVYDRSELILRAIATLKHTLLEEGVIVALVCMVFLMHARSALVAIVMLPIGVLIAFIAMHLLGLNSNIMSLGGIAIAIGAMVDAAIVMIENAHKHLERLDQSAGVQRVFPHPNPSPEGRGALLPSPAGGRAKDEGTLFAGRSAAILSACKEVGPSLFFSLLIITVSFMPVFTLEAQEGRLFAPLAYTKTFAMAGAALLSVTLVPVLMLLFIRGHVRSEAENPLNRWLIAGYRPLIDAALQRKKSTLAIAALTILLSVWPAMKLGSEFMPTLNEGTLFYMPTALPGMSVTKAAELLQTQNKIIKSFPEVASVYGKAGRAQTATDPAPLEMFETVINLKPQEDWRPGMDTDKLIAEMDKALQFPGVANSWTMPIKARIDMLSTGIRTPIGIKVFGKNLDEMERLAKQIESVVKKIPGTSSAYAERITGGYYLNIEPDRLALARYGLSVGEVQDVIATALGGENVTTTVEGLERFGVNVRYPRDLRDSPEQIAREVLLTANNGAMIPLGQVARVNISMGAPSIRTENSLLSAYIYVDIRDRDIGSYVAEARKAVADQVKFPPGYYAAWSGQFEYMERAAAKMKIVIPITLLLIFLLLYLNFQRVAESLIVMLSVPFALVGGVWLLWLLGYNLSVAVAVGFIALAGVAAETGVVMLIYLEQAWQEVLMRCEEAGRPATAADLHRAIMQGAVERVRPKMMTVVAIMAGLLPILWSSGTGSEVMRRIAAPMVGGMISSAVLTLLVIPAIYALLKQHQLASATRGATEQANLTAPHPTGKEQQ; translated from the coding sequence ATGCTCTCGAATATCATCGAATGGTCGGCACGCAACCGCTTTCTGGTTCTGCTGGCAACCTTGTTCGTCACACTGGCGGGCATCTATGCGCTGATCAAGACTCCGCTGGATGCGCTGCCCGACCTGTCCGACGTGCAGGTGATCGTCTATACCGAATATCCGGGACAGGCACCGCAGGTGGTGGAAGACCAGGTCACCTATCCGCTCACCACGGCGATGCTGGCCGTGCCGAAATCGAAGGTGGTGCGCGGTTTCTCGTTCTTCGGTGCCTCCTTCGTGTATGTGATCTTCGAGGACGGCACCGACATCTACTGGGCGCGCTCGCGTGTGCTGGAATACCTGAACAGCATCGCCGGACGCATGCCCAGAGGCGTAACGCCGCAACTGGGGCCGGATGCGACCGGCGTGGGCTGGGTGTACCAGTACGCCGTGCTCAGCGACAAACATAACCTCGCCGAGCTGCGCACCATGCAAGACTGGTACCTGCGCTATCAGCTGACCAAGGCGCACGGCGTGGCGGAAGTCGCCTCGCTGGGCGGTTTCGTGCAGCAGTACCAGGTGACGGTCGATCCGGTGAAGCTGCGCGCTTACGGCATTCCGCTGAACCGGGTGTCGGAGGTCATACGCGACTCGAATCGCGATGTCGGCGGACGCGTGGTGGAGATGGCCGAGACCGAATACATGGTGCGCGGCAAAGGCTACCTGCACGGCATCAGCGACATCGAGAATCTGGTGGTGAAAGCCGAACGCGGCACGCCGGTGCTGCTGCGCGACATCGCCAGTGTCGAACTGGGTCCGGATGAACGGCGTGGCATCTCCGAACTGAACGGCGAAGGTGAAGTGGTGTCCGGCATTGCCATCGCCCGCTACGGGCAAAATGCGCTGGAGGTCATCCGCAACATCAAGGACAAGATCGCCGAGATCACGCCCGGCTTGCCCGAGGGCGTCAGCATCAACACGGTGTACGACCGTTCCGAACTTATCCTGCGCGCCATTGCCACGCTCAAGCACACCTTGCTCGAAGAGGGAGTGATCGTCGCGCTGGTGTGCATGGTCTTCCTGATGCATGCACGCAGCGCCCTGGTCGCCATCGTGATGCTGCCCATCGGCGTGCTGATCGCCTTCATCGCCATGCATCTGCTCGGGCTTAACTCCAACATCATGAGCCTGGGCGGCATCGCCATCGCGATTGGCGCGATGGTGGATGCGGCGATCGTGATGATCGAGAATGCGCATAAGCATCTGGAGAGACTGGATCAATCAGCTGGTGTTCAAAGAGTGTTTCCCCACCCCAACCCCTCCCCCGAAGGGAGAGGGGCTTTACTCCCTTCCCCCGCCGGGGGAAGGGCAAAGGATGAGGGAACACTTTTTGCCGGCCGCTCCGCCGCCATCCTCTCCGCATGCAAGGAAGTGGGGCCTTCCCTCTTTTTTTCGCTGCTCATCATCACCGTATCGTTCATGCCGGTGTTCACGCTGGAAGCACAGGAGGGTCGGCTGTTCGCCCCGCTCGCCTACACCAAGACCTTCGCCATGGCAGGCGCAGCCTTGCTTTCCGTCACGCTGGTGCCGGTGCTGATGCTGCTGTTCATCCGCGGTCATGTCCGCTCTGAAGCCGAGAATCCGCTGAACCGCTGGCTGATCGCAGGCTACCGCCCGCTCATCGATGCCGCGCTGCAACGCAAGAAGTCCACGCTCGCCATTGCCGCTCTGACCATTCTGCTATCCGTCTGGCCTGCCATGAAGCTGGGCAGCGAGTTCATGCCGACGCTGAACGAAGGCACCCTGTTCTACATGCCTACCGCATTGCCCGGCATGTCGGTGACCAAGGCGGCGGAGCTGCTGCAGACGCAGAACAAGATCATCAAGAGCTTCCCCGAAGTGGCGTCGGTGTACGGCAAGGCCGGACGCGCGCAAACCGCCACCGATCCAGCACCGCTGGAAATGTTCGAGACCGTGATCAACCTCAAGCCGCAGGAGGATTGGCGCCCGGGAATGGATACCGACAAGCTGATCGCCGAGATGGACAAGGCACTGCAATTCCCCGGCGTGGCCAACTCGTGGACCATGCCGATCAAGGCGCGCATCGACATGCTCTCCACCGGCATCCGCACGCCCATCGGCATCAAGGTGTTCGGCAAGAATCTGGACGAGATGGAACGTCTCGCCAAACAGATCGAGTCCGTGGTCAAGAAGATACCGGGTACCAGCAGCGCCTATGCCGAGCGCATCACCGGCGGCTACTACCTGAACATCGAGCCGGACCGGCTGGCACTGGCGCGTTACGGATTGTCGGTGGGCGAGGTACAGGATGTGATCGCCACCGCGCTGGGCGGCGAGAACGTCACCACCACGGTGGAAGGATTGGAGCGCTTCGGTGTGAACGTGCGCTATCCGCGCGACCTGCGCGACTCACCGGAGCAGATCGCGCGCGAAGTGCTGCTTACCGCAAATAACGGTGCAATGATCCCGCTCGGGCAGGTCGCCAGGGTGAACATCAGCATGGGCGCACCATCCATCCGCACCGAAAACTCGCTGCTCTCGGCCTACATCTATGTGGACATCCGCGACCGCGACATCGGTTCTTATGTGGCCGAAGCACGCAAGGCAGTGGCCGATCAGGTGAAGTTCCCGCCCGGCTACTACGCCGCCTGGAGCGGCCAGTTCGAATATATGGAACGCGCCGCGGCCAAGATGAAGATCGTGATCCCCATCACGCTGCTGCTCATCTTCCTGTTGCTATACCTCAATTTCCAGCGTGTCGCCGAATCGCTGATCGTGATGCTGTCGGTGCCGTTCGCATTGGTCGGCGGGGTGTGGCTGCTGTGGCTGCTCGGCTACAACCTCTCGGTGGCGGTGGCGGTCGGTTTCATCGCGCTGGCCGGCGTGGCAGCGGAGACCGGCGTGGTGATGCTGATCTACCTGGAGCAGGCCTGGCAGGAAGTCCTGATGCGTTGCGAGGAAGCAGGACGGCCTGCGACTGCTGCCGATCTGCACCGCGCCATCATGCAGGGTGCGGTAGAACGAGTGCGCCCGAAAATGATGACCGTGGTGGCGATCATGGCCGGTTTGCTGCCCATCCTGTGGAGCAGTGGGACCGGCTCGGAAGTGATGCGCCGCATCGCCGCGCCAATGGTCGGCGGCATGATCTCCTCGGCCGTGCTGACGCTGCTGGTGATACCAGCCATCTATGCACTGCTCAAACAACACCAGCTTGCATCTGCCACCCGGGGTGCGACAGAACAGGCGAATCTCACTGCACCCCATCCAACCGGAAAGGAACAGCAATGA
- a CDS encoding copper-binding protein translates to MKTLTLLLGMSLAIGSGIAHAATHDHDMSQQQMTMAMPAAAATSSHKGAGVIRAVNEKARKIQIAHEPIADLEWPAMTMWFGLQDPVPMGMKVGDAVLFELEQNPFGKWVITRIEPRR, encoded by the coding sequence ATGAAAACTTTGACACTCTTACTGGGCATGAGCCTCGCGATCGGCAGCGGAATAGCGCATGCTGCCACACATGACCACGACATGTCGCAGCAACAGATGACAATGGCAATGCCGGCTGCTGCCGCGACGTCAAGTCACAAGGGAGCCGGTGTGATCAGGGCGGTGAACGAGAAAGCTCGCAAGATCCAGATCGCCCATGAACCGATTGCCGACCTGGAGTGGCCCGCAATGACCATGTGGTTCGGGCTGCAGGATCCCGTGCCAATGGGCATGAAGGTGGGTGATGCCGTGCTGTTTGAACTGGAACAAAATCCATTCGGCAAATGGGTGATTACCCGCATTGAACCCAGGCGCTGA
- a CDS encoding class I SAM-dependent methyltransferase: MADTYQNSISGRNPGSELAKHILARLFRNFEGSFLIRLWDGSVINAGRGRPEFSLTFRSSKAFQDMVMSHHPLRVVESYFQGLIDVDGDLYSVLKLRHYLASLHLSLTEKAIFAAKALMIKPDKTESQGSRKWAKNLKQKLGLEAGKELNRDAISFHYDVSNDFYALWLDQQMVYSCAYYEEASQSLEQAQCNKLDHICRKLRLKPGEWLLDIGCGWGALICWAAEHYGVNAHGITLSRKQYDHAQRTINRRGLGQKVTVELMDYRDLKGEAEYDKLASVGMFEHVGLKNLPAYFAVANRVLKPGGLFLNHGITSDEGGWKKSITTEFINRYVFPDGQLETISTVQQIMEDAKFEIHDVEGLRHHYALTLREWVRRLEQHHEEAISHVSEPTYRIWRFYMAACAQQFEEGHTGLYQILASKRMPFSDPVPLTRRDLYTGHVNGKGE; the protein is encoded by the coding sequence ATGGCAGACACTTACCAGAATAGCATTTCCGGCCGCAATCCCGGCAGCGAGCTGGCAAAACATATCCTTGCACGATTGTTCCGGAATTTCGAAGGAAGTTTTCTCATCCGCCTCTGGGACGGTTCCGTGATCAACGCGGGGCGAGGTCGACCTGAGTTCTCTTTGACCTTCCGCTCCTCCAAGGCCTTCCAGGACATGGTCATGTCGCACCATCCGCTGCGCGTCGTCGAATCCTATTTTCAGGGCCTCATCGATGTCGATGGCGATCTCTACAGCGTGCTCAAGCTGCGCCACTATCTGGCTTCGTTGCACTTGTCGCTCACAGAGAAGGCCATATTTGCAGCCAAGGCCTTGATGATCAAACCGGACAAGACCGAGTCGCAAGGCAGTCGAAAATGGGCAAAGAACCTTAAACAAAAACTTGGCCTGGAAGCCGGTAAAGAACTTAATCGGGATGCCATCTCCTTCCACTACGATGTTTCCAACGATTTCTATGCGCTGTGGCTGGACCAGCAGATGGTCTATTCCTGCGCCTATTACGAGGAGGCCAGCCAGAGCCTGGAACAAGCGCAATGCAACAAGCTCGATCATATTTGCCGCAAATTGCGGCTCAAGCCGGGCGAATGGCTGCTCGATATCGGCTGTGGCTGGGGGGCGCTGATCTGCTGGGCGGCGGAACACTACGGCGTGAATGCGCACGGCATCACGCTAAGCCGCAAGCAGTACGATCATGCTCAACGAACGATCAATCGCCGCGGGCTCGGACAAAAGGTTACCGTCGAACTGATGGACTACCGCGACCTCAAGGGCGAGGCCGAGTACGACAAGCTGGCGAGCGTTGGCATGTTCGAGCACGTAGGCCTGAAGAACCTGCCGGCCTATTTTGCCGTGGCCAACCGGGTACTCAAACCTGGCGGCCTGTTCCTGAACCACGGCATCACCAGCGATGAGGGAGGCTGGAAGAAGAGCATCACGACCGAATTCATCAATCGCTACGTCTTTCCGGACGGGCAACTCGAAACTATCAGCACCGTGCAACAGATCATGGAAGATGCGAAATTCGAGATCCACGATGTCGAAGGGCTGCGCCATCATTATGCGTTGACGTTGCGCGAGTGGGTAAGACGTCTCGAACAGCATCATGAAGAAGCGATAAGCCACGTATCCGAACCTACCTACCGCATCTGGCGGTTCTATATGGCAGCCTGCGCCCAGCAGTTCGAGGAAGGTCATACCGGCCTGTACCAGATATTGGCTTCCAAACGCATGCCTTTTTCCGATCCTGTCCCACTCACAAGGCGCGATCTTTATACCGGTCATGTCAATGGCAAAGGGGAATGA